The Bacilli bacterium genome segment ATCCCGGGGGTAAAAGGCAAAACCATCTCGACGCCGGTAGGGCAAATCGATCTGCGCCCGACGCTTTTGTACCTGCTGGGCATTACCGGGGAAAACGAACTGGATTTCGGCCAGAACCTGTTCGACTTGCCGCCCGATCATTTGGTCGTGCTGCGGGATGGCAGCTTTGTCACGAAAGATTACGTTTATACATCCAACACGTGCTACAAACGCGGGGACTGGGGACAAGAAATCGACCCGCAAGCATGCGAGCCGTATTTGCAAAAGGCGGAAGATGAGTTGGCGAATTCGGATAAGATCATTTATGGCGACCTGATGCGTTTCCAAGACGATTTGGCGAAAATGCAACAGGAAAAAGCCAATTTCACGCCCGTGCCGGCGAGCAGCCCAAATGGCGGCAAAACATATGAAATAGAAGGCGACGATATGGATCGTTGGCTTACTCCGCGGCCTTCCGCAACACCGCCGGCTGCTCAAGGCGGCGGCGCTGCGCCTGCCGGAAATTAGCCCCGGTACACCATACAGTGAACGAGCGCCGGACCCAACGGCGTCATTCGCTCGTATTGCTGCTCAAGGACGAATCCGCATTTTTCATACACGCGGATTGCCCGCTCGTTCCAGGGAAGCACCTCCAGATCGATTTGATCTGCGGGTGCTTTTCGTTTGTGCGCCTCCGCCAGGATGGCGCGCACGAAGCTTGCGCCCAATCCTTTGCCGCACAGATCGGGGCGCATGCCAAGCCCGAGTCTCAACCAACCCGCAAGCGGGAAAAATTGCGCAAAACCGCACAACTCGCGGTGTTCATTGACAACTGCGCAATATTGCGATTTTCTGATGCGCGGATCGGCAAGTTCGCGGTTTTCCGCCGCGAGCGTTTCCCAGGGGGAGAACGAATAGATGTCGTAAGGCGGTTCGTAGCTCCAGGAGCAGATTGTTTTCGCCGCTTCTTCCGTCATGGCCGCAAGCTGGAAATCCATCTTTCGTCAGACCCTTTCACCT includes the following:
- a CDS encoding GNAT family protein, which encodes MDFQLAAMTEEAAKTICSWSYEPPYDIYSFSPWETLAAENRELADPRIRKSQYCAVVNEHRELCGFAQFFPLAGWLRLGLGMRPDLCGKGLGASFVRAILAEAHKRKAPADQIDLEVLPWNERAIRVYEKCGFVLEQQYERMTPLGPALVHCMVYRG